TACATTTAGCCTCtttgtaatgtaatataattaacattaaaataGCGCATTTTTTGTTGTAAGAGAAGGACGTTACATTACCAAAATTACCGCTCGAATGATTCCGGTTTGAAATACGAGTAACATAATCCGAAAGTATGCTATCCTTGATCGTGTCACACATTAAAACACAATACATGTTTGTTTTCTACGTTCCTTTATTGTACTTCTTCATCAGTCCCACAGGTACACATTTAAAACAATATCACAATTTTAAAAACTTTATCACGTTTATAAATATCAAGCTACATCCACCTGGTACCTATTCGTTAAGCCGATTGATTATTTGGTTCAAAATATAGTCCGTTGAAGGGGGCTTTACCGGAGGGTAGTTCATTAGCAGGGATGAAGTATTTATCTCTTCGATTTGGCATGCGCTGTTGATAGGGATCTGCATAGTCTGTGAACATGGGGTTTGTAGACAACATGGAGTAGTCGGGTAAACGGTTACCCAGGCTGAAATAGGGGAGTGTATGTGGCGCGTGTGCTGGAGGCGCTGGGAGGGCGATGGGTTCCTGCGTGACGACAGCCCTGAATCCGTGCTCAGCGTCGGCGGTGTAGTGCACCGTGCGCTTGGTGCCGTCAGGGTCGAGCACGGAGTAGGAGCCACTGACTACGTCCCCGTGGCGCATTTCGTGCAGGCTCTTGCTATCACCCGTGCTGGGATCCGCCACCTCGTAAGCGTACTTGTACTCGTCGCCAGCCGGCGGGTCCTTCACGATGATGCCCCACACAGGCGACAACGCACACGCAGCTAACAACAACTGGAAAACAATCAGAAATCTTAATAAACTTCAGAACAGTACTTAATAGGAATTCATTATCAATATACTTATTGTACtagttaaaaatgtaaatacgtAGGTATTACGTAAAATGATCCCAAAGTTCATTGgtcataatttttaaaattcgaacatgattttattaaaatattttttttcaatcaatcTTTTTCGTTGGCTTCGCGCGGCTTGCACCATTTGccacaaacaaaattatttttttacatatttgacaattattttaaaacaaaagaacaATAATTTACCGCGATTTTTCATGATGAAGTGGACGTTAAAGCTTACGTTACCTACCTTAGTTACGTTACGGACGATAGCGTTGCATCGATGTG
This genomic interval from Pectinophora gossypiella chromosome Z, ilPecGoss1.1, whole genome shotgun sequence contains the following:
- the LOC126379989 gene encoding larval cuticle protein A2B-like: MIRLLLAACALSPVWGIIVKDPPAGDEYKYAYEVADPSTGDSKSLHEMRHGDVVSGSYSVLDPDGTKRTVHYTADAEHGFRAVVTQEPIALPAPPAHAPHTLPYFSLGNRLPDYSMLSTNPMFTDYADPYQQRMPNRRDKYFIPANELPSGKAPFNGLYFEPNNQSA